GATAACTCCAGCCGGATTAACGTTTAAGGGTAAGTAAGTAGAAGCACCTCCATACATTTTCATTCCCCTCACTCTTTTGGCATAAGAAACTGGAATATTCCGCCTGGCTTCATTAATTAAAACCACTCCGGCAATAATCAGAACAGCCATTCCAAAGAAGAGTAATAAAGAAGGAATTTGTGCGGGTGTATAGCTAATTGCCAGTTGACGAATATTATTGGGAAAACCAGACACAATGCCAGCGAAAATCATGAGAGATATGCCATTACCTATCCCTTTTTCAGAAATTAACTCACCCAACCACATTAAAAAGACGGCTCCAGCAATAATGGTCAGAATGGCAGTTAAAAGTAATTGAGGCGAAAGGGTTCCTATGACATTCTGCTGCTGAAACAAAGCTAACATTGCATAACCCTGAAGGGCGGCGAAGGGAACAGTTAAAAGACGACCGTACTGATTGAATTTTTGTCGTCCCTGCTCTCCTTCTTCTTTGTAAAGACGCTCAAGTTGAGGAAAAATCATGGTTAAAAGCTGCAAAATAATCACTGAGGTTATGTAGGGACCCAATCCCAGCATGACAATAGAAAGATTGTCGAGGGCACCTCCTGTAAAAATATTTAAAAGACCAAAAAGTTGGTTAGATTCAAAGAACTCTCGCATTCTCTGGGCATCAATCCCAGGAATAGGAATAGTAGCCATTATTCGGAAAATGGCAAAAATTGCTAAGATAAATAGAATCTTATTGCGAAGATCTTTTATCTTAAAAACTTGGATAATTTTTTGATACCACATATCTTTTGATTTGCAGAAGAAATCTCAAATTCTAATATCTAAATATCTAAATTCCAATTTTCTAAATTTTAAATACGTGTTTAGAATATTAGGATTTAGGGTTTAGGATTTGTTTCGAATTTAGAATGCAACCCTCCGGGGAGTCCGCTTTGCGTCCAGCGGATTTCGGATTTTTATTTTATGACGCCGCCGGCTTTCTCAATCTTCTCTTTAGCTTGCTCTGAAACCTGGCATTTCTCAAGAACTAATTTCTTTGCCAGCTTTCCTTTCCCCAAAACCTTAACTTCCGGAGTCCTTCCTTTTATTCTACGAACTAATCTTTTATCGAGCAAGGTTTTAGGAGAAACCACTTCTGAAGACTCAAACTCCTTCTCAAGAGTTTCAACATTAATAACAACCGGCTTCAAGTGTTTACTCTTAAATCTATAACCCCTTAGTTTTGGGTATCTTTTTATTATTTGTCTAATAACCGGCTTAAGCCTTCTTCCCGACCGGGACTTCTGACCCTTAACTCCTCGACCAGAATAAGTTCCTTTTTTTCCGCCACGACCAACTCGTTTCTTCGGTCTTAATTGATGTTTTGGGCCTAATTGATGTAGTTGCATAGTATTAGAAATTATAAATCTTAATATCTAAATTTGAAACCCCGAAGTATAACTCGCTACGCTCGTTAACTGCGGGGCAGGCAATATCCAAATTTTAGAATTTGCTGTGCTCCGAACTTAAATCCGAAGGATTTATGGTTTTGGGGTTTCGAGTTTAGAAGTTCGGATTTCGGGTTTTCGCAGCCGCTCTAATGCCATAATTGTTGCTTTGGCATTATTTAATTTATTCCCTGTTCTTCCTAAGATTTTTGAAGAAATATTTTTTATACCGGCTAAAGTGCAAATTACCCTCACCGTTCCTCCTGCCACCAATCCCCTGCCTTTTCTTTGAGGTTTTAATAAAACTCTAGCCGAAGAATGTTTGGCGAAAACTTCGTGAGGAATGGTATCTTGAAGAATAGGAACGTCGATTAAATTTTTTTTCGCCATTCTAGTTGCTTTTTCGACTGCTTGGGCAACATCTGTACCCTTAGCCACTCCTACCCCTACCTTTCCTTTTTTATTACCTATTATCATTACTGCCCGAAATCGAAAATGCCGGCCACCTTTGGTAACCCTAGTCACTCTCGCTAAATTCAAAAGCTTTGAGTCAAATTCTTTATCTTCTCTAGCCCTAGTGAAAAAAGATTTTCTTGATCCTACCATAATCATATTTTTACCGTATTAAAGAAACAATGATTAGAATTTTAATCCCCCTTCTCTTGCTCCTTCAGCCAGTGCTTCTACTCTACCATGGTAATCAAAACCTCCCCGGTCAAAAACTACCTTTTCAATTTTCTTTTTAAGCGCTCTTTCGGCAATTAATTTTCCAATCTCGTAAGCTATAGCTACTTTCCCTGCCCTGGCTTTTTCTATTTTTGTTTTTTGCCTGCCCCGCACCGAACTTGCCTGCCCCGTAGGAAGCCGAAGGCTTTCCTTTGGGGTTCTGGTGCGGGATCCTTTAAGCTCTTGATCTCTAGCTGAAACCAAAACACTTCCTTTCTCGTCATTAATTAGTTGGGTATAAATATGTTTATTAGAACGGAAGACATAAAGACGAGGCACTTTAGCTGTACCAGAAATCTTAGCCCTTATTCTTTTATGACGTCTATGTCTTTTTTCGAGTCTCGATGATTTAACCATTGTTAATTGCCGGCTGGTAACCCTATTAATTACTAATAATTAGCTATTGGCCCGTTGTTGTTATTGCCCTCTTTCCCACTTTTCTCCTAACAATCTCTCCAAGATATCTTATGCCTTTTCCTTTATATGGTTCTGGGGGCCGGATTTTTCTGATTTTGGCTGAAATCTGACCAACTAATTCTTTGTTGATTCCTGAAATAGTAATAATATTCTTTTCAACTGAAAAATTAATTCCCTCTGGAACTTTTACTGTAACGGGATGAGTGAAACCAACCCGAACAACTAAATCTTTTCCTTCAAGCGAGGCTTTATAACCCAAACCCTCGATTGCTAATTTTTTTTCGTATCCGTTAGTAACTCCTTGAATCATATTGGCAAGAAGAGTCCTTGTTAAGCCCCAGAAAGATTTGGTTTTTTTGGTTTTTCGAGATGGTAAAACAGAAATCTTTCCCTCTTTTATTTCTACCTTAATCTCAGGATGGATCTCATAGAAAAGCTCACCCTTGGGACCTTTTATGGTAACCTTGTGGCCTTCAGTTTTAACCTCCACTCTTTCTGGTATTAGAATTAATTTTTTTCCTACACGTGACATAGATAATTTGCAATTTACCAAATTTCGCAAAGTATTTCTCCTCCTAGTCTTTTTTTTCTTGCCTCTTTCCCGGTCATCAAACCTTCTGACGTAGAAACGATAGATATGCCATATCCTTCCCTTACCGGCTTTAATTTTTTAGTCTTCAAATAAATTCTTTGGCCTGGTTTTGAGATTCTTTTTAATCCAGAAATAACGGAAGTTCCATCATCATATTTCAAAGTAATTTCAATAATTTTTCTTGTTCTCCTCCCTCGCTTCTCGGCTTTCTGGATACAACCGTTTTTTTCTAAAACCTTAGCAATTTCGTATTTTAAATTAGAAAAATCAACATCAACCGTAGAATGTGAAACGGCCTGAGCATTACGTATTCTATTTAACATATCTGTTATGGGGTCGGTCATAAGCGTTTTGCTAAAATAAAATATTAAAAATAAAGGATGAAAGATATTTTTGCGTTTTTATGTTTTGGTTTTTCATTTTTTATCTTTACCATGACGATTTTCGAACCCCGGGTATCTCGCCTTTATTTGCCATCTCTCTAAAACATATCCGACATAAACCAAATTTCCTCATATAACTTCGCTTCCTGCCACATCGAAAACAACGCCTAACGATTCGGGTTGTGAATTTAGGGTTCTTTTTTGATTTCGCAATTTGTGACTTTGTTGCCATATATCGGTGAACAAAAAACAGTAAACAATATTTCGACTAAGAATTCTTTCTCCCTGTTCTCTGTTTCTTGTTCATTGTCCTCTGCTCATTGTTTTATCGGAAATCCAATTAGTTTCAGAAGCTCTAACCCTTGTTCCATTGTTTTGGCGGTAGTGGTTACGGTAATTTCGAAACTAAAAATAAACCTTGTCTTCTCTGGTAATATCTCAGGAAAAGATATTTGCTCTTTAACCCCAATGGTTAAATTTCCTCTTTTATCTACTGATTTTGGATCAATCCCTCGAAAATCACGGGATCGAGGCAAAGCAATATGAATTAATCTGTCTAAAAAATTATACATTTTTCTTTTTCTTAAGGTGACCTTAGCTCCGACTGCCATTCCTTGTCTAATTTTAAAACCAGCGATAGATTTTTTTGCCTTTGTTAAAACTGATCGCTGTCCAGCAATTAAAGACAGATCGTTCAAAATATTATTAAAAACTTTTTTCTGTTCTTCTGAGCTTTTCCCGGTAATCAACTTACCAAAACCAGTATTTAGAATAACCTTCTCAATCTTAGGGACAGCCATGGCGTTTTTGTAGCCAAACTTCTCTTTCATAGCCGGAATAATCTCTTTTTTGTATAGTTCTTGTAATCGAAGCATATTTTTTTATTACTATATTCTTTGTCCACACTTCTTGCAAATCCGATATTTTTCCTTCTCTCCAAGTTTATACCCTATTTTTGTTGCCTTACCGCATTTTGGACAAATAAGCTTGACATTAGAGACGTTCATTGGAGCGACAATTTCTACAATTTGTCCCTTCTCCCCCGATTTTCGTGGTCTGATGTGTTTTTTTCTTAAATTAATTCCCTCAACCATAATTTTCTCTCTCTTCGGAAGAACCTTTAAAACCTTCCCTTTTCTTCCCCTGTCTTTTCCCGAGATTATTAGAATATTATCGCCTTTCTTAATTCTCATATTTATACAAGTTCTTTGGCTAAAGTAGCTATTTTCTCAAATCCCTTTTCTTTTATTTCATAAGGAACAGGCCCAAAAATCCTTCCACCCTTAGGGTTCTTCTTTATATCTAAAATGACAGCTGCATTATCATCGAAACGTATATAAGTACCATTTTTCCTCCGATACGATTTTTTCTGCCTTATGACTACTGCTCTTACTATATCATGTTTTTTAACTGGTTTTCGAGGCTCTGCTTTTTTGACCGCAGCAACAATTATATCGCCAATTTGAGCATACCTCTTCCTCGTTCCCCCTAAAACCCTAAAACACTGGATAATCTTTGCTCCGGTGTTATCAGCTACCCTTAACATTGTTTGAGGCTGAATCATAAGTGTTACCGTTAAAATAAAATAGAAAAGATAAAATATAAAAAATTTTTGGTTTTTAAACTGTATTTTTTATCTTTTATTTTTAATTTTTGGTTTTAGGCCTTGCCGACTACTCGCCATTTTTTTTCTTTGCTTATCGGCCGGCATTCTTCAATAATCACCCTATCTCCTGCTTTATACTCTTTTTTTCCGTCGTGAGCTTTATACTTTTTATGAACCTTATATCTTCTCTTATATTTAAGATGTTTCTTAATGCGTTCAATCTCTACCACTACGGTCTTCTCCATTTTATTAGAAATAATTGTTCCGATTAATTGACGTTTTGGCATACTTCAGTAAACAAAAAACAGTTAACAAAAAACAATGATTTTATTAAGAAGTAATTTGTTTATTGTTCTTTGTTCTTTGTTCATTCAACAAAGTTAATATTTTAGCAATATCTTTTTTTATTCTTCTTGCCTCTCTAACGTTTCTCACTTTTCCTAAAGCTAAATTAAAATGCAATAATCGTAAATGTTCTCTGCTTTCCTGCAAAATTTTGAGCAGTTCTTTCTTGGTTTTTTGATGAAGTTCAGAAATTTTCATCCTGTTAGAAATTTCGATAAACCCCGCTAAAATTATTGAAAATCCCAATAATTTCTAACGGAATTCATTTATCTTTTTACAAATTTTGTTTTTATCGGAAGCTTATCGGTCGCCATTCTAAAAGCTTCCTTGGCTATCTCTTCTTTGATCCCTTCTAATTCAAAAATAATTCTGCCGGGCTTAACTGGAAAAACATAATGAGAAACCGCTCCTTTTCCTCCGCCCATAGGAACTTCGACTCCTTTTTGAGTCACGGGCTTATCAGGAAAAATCCTAATCCAAAGCTTACCACCTCTTTTTAAATAGCGAATGATTGTTCTTCTGGCGGCCTCAATCTGACGAGAAGTAATCCATTTAGCTTCTAATGCTTTTAAACCAAAACTGCCAAAAATAAGTTCTGTTCCTCGAGTCTCGATTTCTCTTCCCCTTGAACGACCCTTATGCCATTTTCGATGTTTTACTTTTTTTGGTATCAATATGGCCATAGTATCAATGTTTAAAACTTATCTCCTTTATAAATCCAAACCTTCACTCCAATTACTCCATAAGCGCAATGAGCTTCGCAGAGTTCATAATCAATATCGGCTCTCAGTGTTTGACGAGGAAGACGGCCCCTTTTTAACCATTCTCGACGGGCAATTTCTGCCCCTCCAAGACGACCAGCAATTTCTATCCTAGCTCCTTTTACTTCTTTGTGAACCATAATTTTATCTAAGGCTCGTTTTAGCACTCTCCGGTGATGAATTCTCTTCTCTAGTTGTTGAGCAACCCATTGGGCAACCAAGCTGGCTTTTAGCCAAGGATTTTTAATCTCTTTAATTTCAATTTTTAATTCTTGTTTTTTGACGCCTTTTTTGGCTGGAATTAAAATTTTTTGTTCTAATGTTCTTTTCAGTTCTTCAACACCCTCTCCTCCTCTGCCAATAATCAAACCCGGCCTCGCTGTCTCGATAATAATATTTACTTTTCCGGGAAATCTTTCAATTTCAATCTTTCCTATGCTGGCTTGGAATAATTTTTCTTTCAAGAACTTTCTAATTTTAAAATCTTCCTTTAAAAACTGAGGAAATTTTTTTTTAGATAGCCAACGAGAATCCCAATCAGCAATCCCTCTTATTCTAAAAATTTTAGGATGGACTTTATGAGCCATATTTTTAGAAGGCTTTTCGCCTAAATATTCTTCTTATTCCTCTTTCTGTTTTGGGTCTAACGGCTTTTATTTCTGTCCTCAATCTTGGTTTCTCGATTTTAGACGCCTTTTCATCTTTCTCGACTTTCTCTTTAATAACCTCGGCTTTCCCGGCACCAGAAATTTCTTTTCGGTGTCGGACTAGCCCTGCATCAGGCTTCGACTTGGTGCGGAATTTCGGTTTTTTTGCTTTCTTTGGTTTTGTCTCAAATTCATCTAAGACAATGATTATATGAGAAGTCTTCTTCTGAATTTCATATGCTTGGCCTCGAGCTCTAGGCTGCCATCTTTTTAATTTCGGCCCTTCATCGACTGTTATTTTTGAAATATAAAGGTTGCCTTCCTCTAATTGAAAGTTATTTTTAGCAGAATCTATGGCTGATTTTAAAAGCTTATCTATAGGCAAACTTGCTCTCTTTGGTAAAAATCGAAGCAATGTCTGGGCCTCAATCGCTTTCTTTCCTCGAATTAAATCAACTACTAATCTTACTTTCCGGGGAGCAATCCTTAAATACCTTAATTTTACGGTAATTGCCATAATCTTTTCTAAATATTTAAGTATTTTAACATTCAAACGAGTTTGATATTTTATAGAAACTCGAACGTCTAGAAATTAAGACTACTTAGACGGTTCTTTTGATGGCTCTGCCTTTACGGTTCCTTTCTGGACTTCTTTCTGTTCTAACTCTCTTTGCATTCTTCCTCCGTGTCTAACGAACTTTGTCGTTGGAGAAAATTCTCCTAATTTATG
This genomic stretch from Candidatus Nealsonbacteria bacterium harbors:
- the rpsE gene encoding 30S ribosomal protein S5, translating into MVGSRKSFFTRAREDKEFDSKLLNLARVTRVTKGGRHFRFRAVMIIGNKKGKVGVGVAKGTDVAQAVEKATRMAKKNLIDVPILQDTIPHEVFAKHSSARVLLKPQRKGRGLVAGGTVRVICTLAGIKNISSKILGRTGNKLNNAKATIMALERLRKPEIRTSKLETPKP
- a CDS encoding 30S ribosomal protein S3, which encodes MAHKVHPKIFRIRGIADWDSRWLSKKKFPQFLKEDFKIRKFLKEKLFQASIGKIEIERFPGKVNIIIETARPGLIIGRGGEGVEELKRTLEQKILIPAKKGVKKQELKIEIKEIKNPWLKASLVAQWVAQQLEKRIHHRRVLKRALDKIMVHKEVKGARIEIAGRLGGAEIARREWLKRGRLPRQTLRADIDYELCEAHCAYGVIGVKVWIYKGDKF
- a CDS encoding type Z 30S ribosomal protein S14, translating into MATKSQIAKSKKNPKFTTRIVRRCFRCGRKRSYMRKFGLCRICFREMANKGEIPGVRKSSW
- the rpmC gene encoding 50S ribosomal protein L29; protein product: MKISELHQKTKKELLKILQESREHLRLLHFNLALGKVRNVREARRIKKDIAKILTLLNEQRTKNNKQITS
- a CDS encoding 50S ribosomal protein L22, which encodes MAITVKLRYLRIAPRKVRLVVDLIRGKKAIEAQTLLRFLPKRASLPIDKLLKSAIDSAKNNFQLEEGNLYISKITVDEGPKLKRWQPRARGQAYEIQKKTSHIIIVLDEFETKPKKAKKPKFRTKSKPDAGLVRHRKEISGAGKAEVIKEKVEKDEKASKIEKPRLRTEIKAVRPKTERGIRRIFRRKAF
- the rpsQ gene encoding 30S ribosomal protein S17, translated to MPKRQLIGTIISNKMEKTVVVEIERIKKHLKYKRRYKVHKKYKAHDGKKEYKAGDRVIIEECRPISKEKKWRVVGKA
- the rplO gene encoding 50S ribosomal protein L15, with the translated sequence MQLHQLGPKHQLRPKKRVGRGGKKGTYSGRGVKGQKSRSGRRLKPVIRQIIKRYPKLRGYRFKSKHLKPVVINVETLEKEFESSEVVSPKTLLDKRLVRRIKGRTPEVKVLGKGKLAKKLVLEKCQVSEQAKEKIEKAGGVIK
- a CDS encoding 50S ribosomal protein L6, with translation MSRVGKKLILIPERVEVKTEGHKVTIKGPKGELFYEIHPEIKVEIKEGKISVLPSRKTKKTKSFWGLTRTLLANMIQGVTNGYEKKLAIEGLGYKASLEGKDLVVRVGFTHPVTVKVPEGINFSVEKNIITISGINKELVGQISAKIRKIRPPEPYKGKGIRYLGEIVRRKVGKRAITTTGQ
- the secY gene encoding preprotein translocase subunit SecY, whose protein sequence is MWYQKIIQVFKIKDLRNKILFILAIFAIFRIMATIPIPGIDAQRMREFFESNQLFGLLNIFTGGALDNLSIVMLGLGPYITSVIILQLLTMIFPQLERLYKEEGEQGRQKFNQYGRLLTVPFAALQGYAMLALFQQQNVIGTLSPQLLLTAILTIIAGAVFLMWLGELISEKGIGNGISLMIFAGIVSGFPNNIRQLAISYTPAQIPSLLLFFGMAVLIIAGVVLINEARRNIPVSYAKRVRGMKMYGGASTYLPLNVNPAGVIPIIFALSILLFPGMIANFLSGAGGIVGNIAQNIGAFFDPQQNLLGYVSIYFILVILFTFFYTAVTFDPKSIASNLQKMGGFIPGIRPGRATADFLHYILNRVLVIGAVSLGLIAVMPFLVQAITDITVFGFLVGGTSLIIVVSVVLETMRQIRAQLQMREYETF
- a CDS encoding 50S ribosomal protein L5, which codes for MLRLQELYKKEIIPAMKEKFGYKNAMAVPKIEKVILNTGFGKLITGKSSEEQKKVFNNILNDLSLIAGQRSVLTKAKKSIAGFKIRQGMAVGAKVTLRKRKMYNFLDRLIHIALPRSRDFRGIDPKSVDKRGNLTIGVKEQISFPEILPEKTRFIFSFEITVTTTAKTMEQGLELLKLIGFPIKQ
- a CDS encoding 50S ribosomal protein L14, which produces MIQPQTMLRVADNTGAKIIQCFRVLGGTRKRYAQIGDIIVAAVKKAEPRKPVKKHDIVRAVVIRQKKSYRRKNGTYIRFDDNAAVILDIKKNPKGGRIFGPVPYEIKEKGFEKIATLAKELV
- a CDS encoding 50S ribosomal protein L24, with translation MRIKKGDNILIISGKDRGRKGKVLKVLPKREKIMVEGINLRKKHIRPRKSGEKGQIVEIVAPMNVSNVKLICPKCGKATKIGYKLGEKEKYRICKKCGQRI
- a CDS encoding 50S ribosomal protein L16 is translated as MLIPKKVKHRKWHKGRSRGREIETRGTELIFGSFGLKALEAKWITSRQIEAARRTIIRYLKRGGKLWIRIFPDKPVTQKGVEVPMGGGKGAVSHYVFPVKPGRIIFELEGIKEEIAKEAFRMATDKLPIKTKFVKR
- a CDS encoding 50S ribosomal protein L18 encodes the protein MVKSSRLEKRHRRHKRIRAKISGTAKVPRLYVFRSNKHIYTQLINDEKGSVLVSARDQELKGSRTRTPKESLRLPTGQASSVRGRQKTKIEKARAGKVAIAYEIGKLIAERALKKKIEKVVFDRGGFDYHGRVEALAEGAREGGLKF
- a CDS encoding 30S ribosomal protein S8, which encodes MTDPITDMLNRIRNAQAVSHSTVDVDFSNLKYEIAKVLEKNGCIQKAEKRGRRTRKIIEITLKYDDGTSVISGLKRISKPGQRIYLKTKKLKPVREGYGISIVSTSEGLMTGKEARKKRLGGEILCEIW